One window from the genome of Nicotiana tomentosiformis chromosome 5, ASM39032v3, whole genome shotgun sequence encodes:
- the LOC104121297 gene encoding cytochrome P450 71AU50-like has product MAFMLPTVIFALVILFIFHKLLNIKNEKKLNIKNKKKLPPGPKGLPILGHLHLLGENPTQDFYKLSKKHGPIMYLKLGLVPTYVISSPESAEKILKTYDHVFASRPHNETAQYISYGQRNLIFSKYGAYWRNMRKLCTVHLLSNHKINSYRSTRSEEVALMIKSIKPSAQDGVVVDLSAKVSSLSANLSCLMVFGKKFMDEDLDKRGFKSLVQEVTHLAATPNLGDFFPFFGVIDIQGLTRRMKDISKVFDEFVEKIIDEHVQTTDQKKTKDFVDTMMSIMQSGEAEFQFDRRHVKAVLLDMLVASIDTSSTSVEWMLSELLKNPNVMEKLQKELEEVVVLDRMVEESDLDKLKYLNMVFKESFRLHAAAPLLLHEAMEDCMVDDFYIQKGSQVIVNSYSIHMDPNVWPEADKFLPERFLESNVDVRGRDFQLLPFGSGRRSCPGMHLALIIVRLVVAQLVHCFDWKLPNGIQPKDLDMTEKFGIVTGRAKNLMAIPTYRLHN; this is encoded by the exons ATGGCTTTTATGTTGCCAACAGTGATTTTTGCTCTTGTTATATTATTCATCTTCCATAAGTTACTAAATATCAAGAACGAGAAGAAACTAAATATCAAGAACAAGAAGAAACTTCCTCCTGGCCCAAAAGGGCTTCCCATATTAGGACATCTCCATCTTTTAGGTGAAAATCCAACCCAAGATTTCTACAAATTATCCAAAAAACATGGTCCTATTATGTACCTTAAATTAGGATTAGTACCAACTTATGTTATATCTTCTCCTGAATCAGCTGAAAAAATCCTCAAAACATATGATCATGTCTTTGCTAGTAGGCCTCATAATGAGACAGCTCAATACATCTCTTATGGCCAAAGGAATTTGATTTTTTCTAAGTATGGAGCTTATTGGCGTAACATGAGAAAATTATGCACAGTTCACTTGTTGAGTAACCACAAGATTAACTCGTATCGATCAACTAGAAGTGAAGAAGTTGCCCTTATGATCAAATCAATTAAACCATCAGCTCAAGATGGTGTTGTTGTTGATCTTagtgcaaaggtttcatcattGAGTGCCAACTTGAGTTGCTTAATGGTTTTTGGAAAAAAATTTATGGATGAGGATTTAGACAAAAGGGGGTTTAAATCTTTAGTCCAAGAGGTTACACATTTAGCTGCAACACCAAATCTTGgtgattttttccctttttttggtGTTATTGACATCCAAGGACTTACGCGTCGTATGAAGGATATTTCTAAGGTATTTGATGAATTTGTTGAGAAGATTATTGATGAACATGTCCAGACTACAGACCAGAAGAAAACTAAGGATTTTGTAGATACTATGATGTCCATTATGCAATCTGGAGAAGCAGAGTTTCAGTTTGATCGTCGCCATGTCAAAGCTGTCCTGCTG GACATGCTTGTAGCATCAATAGATACATCATCAACTTCAGTGGAGTGGATGCTCTCGGAACTTCTCAAGAATCCTAATGTAatggaaaaactccaaaaagAGTTAGAAGAAGTGGTTGTCCTAGACAGAATGGTAGAAGAATCAGACTTAGACAAATTGAAATACTTAAACATGGTATTCAAGGAGTCATTTAGGTTACATGCTGCAGCCCCATTACTACTTCACGAAGCAATGGAAGATTGTATGGTAGATGATTTCTACATACAAAAAGGATCACAAGTTATTGTCAATTCATACTCAATTCATATGGATCCTAATGTTTGGCCTGAAGCTGATAAATTTTTGCCAGAAAGGTTTCTTGAAAGTAACGTAGACGTTCGTGGACGCGACTTTCAACTTTTACCATTTGGCTCCGGCAGAAGAAGTTGTCCGGGGATGCATTTGGCGTTAATTATTGTACGTCTGGTCGTCGCGCAATTAGTTCACTGCTTTGATTGGAAACTCCCAAATGGAATTCAGCCTAAGGATTTGGATATGACTGAGAAATTTGGTATTGTGACTGGTAGAGCCAAGAATTTGATGGCTATTCCTACTTATAGGCTACACAACTGA